Proteins encoded within one genomic window of Ranitomeya variabilis isolate aRanVar5 chromosome 4, aRanVar5.hap1, whole genome shotgun sequence:
- the LYPD3 gene encoding ly6/PLAUR domain-containing protein 3 translates to MEMRSGLLWKWSTQMVICLVFTLSLKGVRTQSIECYTCTDHGDGGCLPENAVNVSCSCEHNVCLETISAIKSSHNNHIVLKRGCGSGVETKLDRKISFYGITVFIQLNQCNRSLCNSNMDLKNYQLVPDANITRLPNDEQCYSCIGKTEEECLPSNSPVMDCYDPYGHCFDGSVTISIENDVTIVPVKSCALRYYCAKHTQTYDSASVEIKGACCSGKLCNQDLSNRTQHGDMPFLVLLNENKDEVTTTALPPPWLTPTHMVPTTKGTTPTNVEAKTDRKITVASRFSNEPKDSQSNNRAYGLLHSSWLIFLLVCLS, encoded by the exons ATGGAGATGAGATCTGGTCTTTTATGGAAATGGTCTACACAGATGGTCATCTGCTTGGTCTTCACACTTAGTCTGAAAG GCGTGAGGACCCAATCCATTGAATGTTACACTTGCACGGACCATGGTGATGGCGGTTGCCTACCTGAAAATGCTGTGAATGTTTCCTGCTCCTGCGAGCATAATGTGTGTCTTGAGACCATCAGCGCCATAAAATCGA GTCACAATAATCACATTGTTCTGAAGAGAGGGTGTGGGTCTGGTGTCGAGACCAAACTGGATAGAAAAATCTCTTTCTATGGGATCACCGTGTTTATTCAGTTGAACCAATGCAACAGAAGCTTGTGTAATAGTAACATGGATCTGAAAAACTATCAACTAGTACCTGACG CCAACATAACTCGTCTTCCCAATGATGAGCAATGCTACAGCTGTATTGGAAAGACCGAGGAAGAATGCTTGCCATCAAATTCTCCCGTCATGGACTGCTACGACCCCTATGGTCATTGCTTTGACGGAAGTGTCACAATATCTATTG AAAATGACGTAACCATCGTACCTGTCAAGAGCTGCGCCTTAAGATACTATTGTGCCAAGCACACACAGACCTACGATAGCGCATCTGTTGAGATAAAAGGAGCCTGCTGCTCGGGAAAACTCTGCAACCAAGACCTCTCCAACAGGACCCAACATGGAGACATGCCCTTTCTAGTCCTCCTTAATGAAAATAAAGACGAAGTGACCACCACCGCTCTACCACCTCCATGGTTAACCCCTACACATATGGTTCCAACCACAAAAGGCACCACCCCGACAAACGTAGAAGCAAAAACTGATCGGAAAATCACCGTAGCTTCACGTTTCAGTAATGAGCCTAAAGATAGTCAAAGCAATAACAGGGCCTATGGACTGTTGCACTCTTCTTGGCTTATTTTCCTTTTAGTCTGCCTTTCTTGA